In Nitrospira sp., a single genomic region encodes these proteins:
- a CDS encoding biotin--[acetyl-CoA-carboxylase] ligase, translating into MTPLSPPLTRDGIRSLLATEAFGARIELHQQVDSTNREAFALAQAGAEHGTVVVAEEQTQGRGRLGRTWFSPPGVNLYCSVIVKTSVPPTRFSQWLSWLPLATALGAAEAIEVAAWLQTTLKWPNDLLVQERKIGGILCESGSTASSGSFQVIGIGLNVNGTSDDFPPELRAVSTTIRQETGRLLDRHHLVSRLLLELEHCLVELTAEGSRRIAMAYARRCVTLGRRVRVSLAGGEEFTGIAKTIGTDGSLQVVRDTLSTGRRRPDIRSLRAADIVHVRPGETAG; encoded by the coding sequence GTGACGCCACTCTCACCTCCGCTCACTCGCGACGGTATCCGAAGTCTGCTCGCCACCGAGGCGTTCGGCGCCAGAATTGAACTCCATCAGCAAGTGGATTCGACGAACCGGGAGGCATTCGCACTGGCTCAGGCAGGAGCGGAGCACGGGACGGTCGTCGTGGCCGAAGAGCAGACACAGGGACGCGGTCGCTTGGGACGCACCTGGTTTTCCCCTCCGGGAGTCAACCTCTATTGTTCTGTGATCGTCAAGACCTCGGTGCCGCCGACGCGCTTCTCTCAATGGCTGTCCTGGCTGCCCCTGGCGACCGCCCTCGGCGCCGCGGAGGCGATTGAAGTAGCGGCCTGGCTTCAGACGACACTGAAGTGGCCAAACGATCTGTTGGTCCAGGAGCGCAAGATCGGAGGAATCCTCTGCGAGAGCGGTTCCACCGCCTCGTCCGGCTCGTTTCAGGTGATCGGAATCGGGCTCAACGTCAACGGCACCAGCGATGATTTTCCTCCAGAACTCCGAGCTGTCTCCACCACAATCCGTCAGGAAACCGGTCGTCTGCTGGACCGCCATCATCTGGTGAGCCGACTGCTCCTCGAACTCGAGCATTGTTTGGTTGAATTGACGGCTGAAGGCAGCCGGCGGATCGCTATGGCTTACGCACGCCGGTGCGTCACTTTGGGGCGCCGTGTCCGAGTTTCGCTCGCCGGAGGAGAGGAATTCACCGGAATCGCCAAGACCATTGGGACGGACGGCTCCCTGCAAGTCGTCAGAGACACCCTCTCGACGGGCAGACGGCGTCCCGACATTCGCTCCCTTCGCGCAGCGGACATCGTTCACGTGCGGCCTGGAGAAACTGCAGGATAG
- a CDS encoding 2-dehydropantoate 2-reductase, translating to MTHIMVVGAGSVGGYFGVQLAKANPDVTFLLRPKTLSAVKQHGLTVRSAGGTVTVRPRASSDPRDLPRPDLIILGVKAYDLDEVMDQLEPVIDDHTVLLTLQNGIDTEDRILARLKRDCVVGGVAFIYSKIAEPGVIDHYKKGAVAIGELMGHESERLLRIRDVFAAAGVPCQLSKDIRRSKWEKMCWNCVFNPITVLIDDKVAQALDHPEMTGVIRQIVGEVAAVSAAVKVPLPPDMADRVVKWTEEIRDIHTSMYDDWKAGRRTEIRNLNGYIVDQGRTFGIPTPVNEALTAMIKTITEKAKSGPEVVRIDGAVVQAVSLERSTLRQLPAEHQVEDIGTIMPGMHGRAIRVNGLLELPALSLGADHVTFHSFDGKYAATLTLPQAKEYGFILYELDGKSLPESKGGPFRLLTPGLGDLCANVKGLGRIEVRAGKGRDTRPPERPPQCAPPR from the coding sequence ATGACACACATCATGGTAGTCGGCGCTGGTTCGGTCGGAGGCTACTTCGGCGTCCAACTGGCCAAGGCGAATCCGGACGTGACTTTCCTCCTGCGGCCCAAGACGCTCTCCGCCGTCAAACAGCATGGATTGACGGTGCGGAGCGCGGGCGGCACTGTCACGGTGCGCCCTCGAGCATCCTCCGATCCTCGAGACCTTCCACGACCGGATCTTATCATCCTTGGCGTGAAGGCCTATGATCTCGACGAGGTGATGGACCAACTCGAGCCGGTGATCGACGACCACACGGTGCTGCTCACGCTTCAAAACGGGATCGACACCGAAGACCGCATCCTTGCCCGCCTCAAGCGAGACTGCGTGGTCGGCGGGGTGGCCTTCATCTATTCCAAGATCGCGGAGCCGGGTGTTATCGACCACTACAAGAAAGGGGCGGTCGCCATCGGGGAATTGATGGGACACGAGAGCGAACGTCTGCTGCGCATTCGTGATGTATTCGCCGCGGCGGGCGTGCCCTGTCAGCTGTCCAAGGATATCCGGCGCAGCAAGTGGGAAAAGATGTGCTGGAACTGCGTCTTCAATCCGATCACCGTCTTGATCGACGACAAGGTCGCGCAGGCATTGGATCATCCAGAAATGACGGGCGTTATCCGCCAGATCGTCGGGGAGGTCGCGGCGGTCTCGGCCGCTGTGAAAGTACCGCTGCCGCCGGATATGGCGGATCGAGTCGTGAAATGGACAGAGGAGATTCGGGACATTCATACCTCGATGTACGATGATTGGAAAGCCGGGCGGCGTACCGAGATTCGGAATCTGAACGGTTACATTGTGGATCAAGGCCGGACGTTCGGCATCCCCACACCCGTGAATGAAGCGTTGACCGCCATGATCAAGACCATCACGGAAAAGGCGAAGAGCGGCCCGGAGGTCGTCCGCATCGACGGCGCCGTCGTTCAAGCTGTGTCGTTGGAGCGATCGACTCTGCGCCAGTTGCCGGCGGAGCACCAGGTGGAAGACATCGGCACGATCATGCCCGGCATGCACGGTCGGGCGATTCGAGTCAATGGATTGCTCGAGCTGCCGGCCCTTTCCCTGGGGGCCGATCACGTCACCTTCCATTCCTTCGACGGTAAGTATGCGGCGACGCTCACGCTGCCGCAAGCCAAAGAATACGGGTTCATCCTGTACGAACTCGACGGTAAGTCGCTCCCTGAATCGAAGGGGGGGCCGTTTCGGCTGCTCACTCCAGGACTCGGGGATCTTTGCGCGAACGTCAAGGGATTGGGCCGTATCGAGGTGAGGGCTGGGAAGGGCCGCGATACCAGACCACCCGAGCGCCCGCCTCAGTGTGCTCCGCCGCGCTGA
- a CDS encoding MATE family efflux transporter, translating to MADGVTQIRRSVITLALPVTVSSLLQRTEGIVAVFLVGGLGAAPIAAVGLGQLLAFIATTLVSGLSVGTNVIIAQLWGARRRKDASQAAREFLGLSIAVSLVLMVSGFLLNRSAMEVLGAAPDVVALALPYSTLIFLVMPFTVLLQVMSSILQGTGDTKTPMYAMITVNLLHVTLAYPLIYGRWGLPALGVQGAAVAVGFAEAAGSLYLFRRCRPLLHGRKQIRMDFLRTIWQVGAPVSGERIVQQAGILLYTKIVLGYGTVSYAAHQVGLSIESLSFLPGYGFAIAAATMVGQSIGAGKYTRAKLENWEANRLASLVMAMMGVVFFFFPYVLLRAFTNDEAVIELGTVFLKIVALLQVPLALTMVLAGSLRGAGDTHFIMVATTIGMWAVRVPFAIVTGLWLQLEVLYVWLAMIADWTLRMGLMLWRYRSERWKAIQVIR from the coding sequence ATGGCCGACGGTGTCACTCAGATCAGACGCTCCGTCATCACCCTTGCGCTTCCGGTCACCGTCAGCAGCTTGCTGCAACGAACCGAAGGCATTGTCGCTGTGTTTCTGGTCGGCGGGCTCGGTGCTGCTCCGATCGCGGCGGTCGGTCTTGGTCAACTGTTGGCCTTCATCGCTACAACGCTCGTGTCCGGCCTTTCCGTCGGCACGAACGTGATCATCGCTCAACTGTGGGGCGCGCGGCGACGGAAAGACGCAAGCCAGGCCGCACGGGAATTTCTCGGCCTCTCCATCGCCGTTTCGCTGGTCCTCATGGTCTCCGGTTTTCTCTTGAATCGGTCGGCCATGGAGGTCCTAGGCGCGGCACCGGACGTCGTGGCGCTCGCGCTCCCCTACTCTACGCTCATTTTTCTGGTCATGCCGTTCACGGTCCTGCTTCAGGTGATGTCGTCCATCCTGCAAGGCACCGGCGACACGAAGACGCCGATGTACGCGATGATCACCGTGAACCTCCTCCACGTCACCCTCGCGTATCCATTGATTTATGGCCGATGGGGGCTCCCCGCGCTCGGTGTGCAAGGTGCCGCGGTTGCGGTCGGGTTCGCCGAAGCGGCCGGTTCGCTCTATTTGTTTCGCCGCTGTCGACCGCTCCTCCACGGACGAAAGCAGATTCGCATGGACTTCCTCCGAACCATTTGGCAGGTGGGAGCACCGGTCTCAGGTGAGCGAATCGTACAGCAAGCCGGCATCTTGCTGTACACCAAAATCGTGTTGGGGTACGGCACCGTCTCCTATGCAGCACATCAAGTCGGTCTCTCGATCGAATCCCTATCCTTCCTGCCGGGCTACGGCTTCGCCATTGCCGCCGCGACCATGGTCGGCCAAAGTATCGGTGCGGGAAAGTATACGCGCGCGAAACTGGAGAACTGGGAGGCTAACCGCTTGGCCTCCCTCGTCATGGCCATGATGGGTGTCGTCTTCTTCTTTTTCCCCTACGTACTGCTTCGCGCGTTCACGAATGATGAGGCGGTGATCGAGCTAGGTACGGTGTTTCTGAAAATCGTGGCCTTGCTGCAAGTACCCCTGGCCTTGACCATGGTTCTGGCCGGATCCCTGCGCGGGGCCGGCGATACCCACTTCATTATGGTCGCCACGACGATCGGCATGTGGGCCGTTCGCGTGCCGTTTGCCATCGTGACCGGTCTCTGGTTGCAGCTGGAGGTCCTCTATGTCTGGCTGGCCATGATCGCGGACTGGACGTTGCGGATGGGGTTGATGCTGTGGCGATACCGCTCCGAGCGGTGGAAGGCCATTCAAGTGATCCGTTGA
- a CDS encoding type III pantothenate kinase encodes MRMLLVVDIGNTNIVWGVYDGPRLIAHWRLATDSKKTSDEYGILFTSLLTSVGIPLERMTGAIVSSVVPALTGTFEELIGVYFRQRALVVGAEMDLGLTLRYANPKEIGSDRLVNAAAAYHKYRRDLIVVDFGTATTFCAITASAEYLGGVIAPGLSISAEALFARAAKLSKVELTKPKTVIGTDTTASVQAGLLFGYAGLVDALVRRIEQELGRQTLVIATGGLSAIVAPETLSIQKVEPLLTLEGLRLLYGRAHGTSSPSIEV; translated from the coding sequence ATGCGCATGCTCCTGGTCGTCGACATCGGCAACACCAACATCGTCTGGGGGGTCTACGACGGACCTCGGCTTATCGCCCACTGGCGTCTGGCGACCGACTCGAAAAAGACCTCCGACGAATACGGCATCCTGTTCACCAGTTTGCTCACGTCCGTCGGCATTCCCCTGGAACGCATGACCGGAGCCATCGTCTCGAGCGTTGTTCCAGCCCTTACCGGAACCTTCGAAGAGCTGATCGGTGTCTATTTTCGCCAGCGGGCTCTGGTCGTCGGTGCCGAGATGGATCTGGGTCTGACCCTTCGTTACGCCAATCCCAAGGAAATCGGAAGCGATCGTCTCGTGAACGCGGCGGCGGCCTATCACAAGTACCGGCGGGACCTCATCGTGGTTGACTTCGGCACCGCCACCACCTTTTGCGCGATCACGGCAAGCGCCGAATATTTGGGCGGGGTCATCGCCCCTGGTCTGAGCATTTCTGCGGAAGCGTTGTTCGCGCGGGCGGCAAAGTTATCCAAAGTGGAGTTGACGAAGCCGAAGACCGTCATCGGAACGGATACGACGGCGAGCGTCCAAGCCGGTCTGCTGTTCGGCTACGCAGGCCTGGTTGATGCCCTCGTGCGGCGCATTGAACAGGAACTCGGACGTCAGACCCTCGTCATCGCGACCGGTGGGCTGAGCGCCATCGTCGCACCGGAAACCCTGTCCATTCAAAAGGTGGAACCGCTGCTGACCCTGGAAGGATTGCGCTTGCTCTACGGTCGCGCGCACGGAACTTCCTCCCCCTCCATCGAAGTTTGA
- the nadC gene encoding carboxylating nicotinate-nucleotide diphosphorylase: protein MVPPPAADIRRAVRMGIVEDLAEGDVTTECLFSVPIEARARIVAQEEIVVAGMTPAVQTFLAVDPSLRLSVVRRDGTPAKAGDVLMTITGDGRSILRAERVALNFLQHLSGIATLTRRFCRAVQGYSVSIMDTRKTLPGWRTIQKWAVAMGGGVNHRRSLADGLLIKDNHLALLRGKRAPILSACLVARAGARPRKPVIVEVESIRHVKQALEGKADIILLDNMSVTEVRKSVKLIAGRALVEVSGGITLKNVRAMAAAGADRISIGALTHSAPAATLSLELKAASHTKRRS, encoded by the coding sequence ATGGTGCCTCCGCCGGCTGCAGACATCAGGCGTGCGGTCCGCATGGGAATCGTCGAGGATCTCGCTGAAGGAGACGTCACGACAGAGTGTCTGTTCTCCGTCCCGATTGAAGCCCGTGCCCGCATCGTCGCTCAAGAAGAGATCGTGGTCGCGGGCATGACTCCCGCGGTACAAACCTTTCTGGCGGTCGATCCTTCGCTTCGATTATCCGTGGTCAGGCGCGACGGCACGCCGGCCAAGGCCGGCGACGTCCTCATGACCATCACGGGTGACGGGCGGTCGATTCTCAGGGCGGAGCGAGTTGCGCTGAATTTTCTCCAGCATCTCTCCGGCATCGCCACGCTGACTCGCCGGTTCTGTCGCGCCGTGCAAGGGTACTCCGTCAGCATCATGGATACGCGCAAGACGCTTCCGGGATGGAGAACGATCCAGAAGTGGGCGGTGGCCATGGGTGGCGGCGTCAACCATCGCCGGTCCCTAGCGGACGGCCTGCTCATCAAGGACAATCATCTGGCCCTCCTGCGTGGCAAACGGGCGCCTATTTTGAGTGCGTGCCTGGTTGCCAGAGCCGGAGCACGGCCCAGGAAACCGGTGATCGTGGAAGTGGAGTCGATCCGGCACGTCAAACAGGCGCTGGAGGGCAAAGCCGACATCATTTTGTTGGACAACATGTCCGTCACCGAAGTCAGAAAATCCGTCAAACTGATCGCCGGCCGTGCGCTGGTCGAAGTCTCGGGCGGGATCACCCTCAAGAATGTACGCGCCATGGCGGCGGCCGGAGCCGATCGTATCTCTATCGGCGCACTCACCCACTCGGCTCCCGCCGCGACATTGAGCCTGGAACTGAAGGCCGCGTCGCACACGAAAAGGCGATCCTGA
- a CDS encoding HAD-IA family hydrolase: MSTRVRVVFFDAADTLFHVNGAVEEIYLRHAVEFGFKETSDSLTAIKQAFSRAFREAPPPVFAATEPAQIKQSERLWWFDIVHSVFYRVGLFERFDDFFDRVFDVFENPTSWRLFPETRATLDRLRTQGVELGIISNFDSRIFALLRGLEIAQAFDTVTISSLARAAKPSAKIFRLAIDKHAVDPGEALHVGDSPRDDAEGAAKAGLNALLLDRCGRYQGSNLPTIRTLDEIPAYLAGL, encoded by the coding sequence ATGAGCACGCGGGTGCGAGTCGTCTTTTTTGATGCAGCCGACACCCTGTTCCACGTGAACGGGGCGGTGGAAGAAATCTATCTCCGCCATGCGGTGGAGTTTGGATTCAAGGAAACGAGTGATTCCCTGACGGCGATCAAACAGGCGTTCAGCCGGGCGTTTCGCGAAGCGCCACCGCCGGTCTTTGCCGCGACTGAACCTGCGCAGATCAAGCAAAGTGAACGTCTTTGGTGGTTCGATATCGTCCACAGCGTCTTCTATCGAGTAGGACTTTTTGAGCGGTTCGACGACTTTTTCGACCGGGTCTTCGACGTCTTCGAAAATCCGACCTCCTGGAGGCTGTTTCCCGAGACGCGGGCGACATTGGATCGGTTGCGGACGCAGGGCGTCGAACTCGGTATCATTTCCAATTTCGATTCACGCATCTTCGCCCTGTTGCGGGGGCTGGAGATCGCGCAGGCGTTCGATACAGTGACGATTTCCAGCCTCGCGCGCGCGGCAAAACCTTCGGCCAAGATCTTCCGGCTGGCGATCGACAAGCATGCGGTGGATCCGGGCGAGGCGCTCCATGTGGGAGACAGCCCGAGGGACGATGCGGAGGGGGCAGCGAAGGCGGGGTTGAACGCGCTTCTCCTTGACCGATGCGGCCGATATCAAGGCTCGAACTTGCCGACGATCAGAACACTCGACGAAATTCCCGCCTATCTGGCCGGTCTATAG
- a CDS encoding valine--tRNA ligase, which produces MTTRQLDKTYDPKTVEARWYQTWIDRGYFHTSPDRPGRPYSIVIPPPNVTGSLHVGHALNHSLQDILIRWRRMQGRNTLWLPGTDHAGIATQNVVEKQLLAEGSSRETLGRERFIERVWQWKATSGNKIINQQKQLGESCDWDRLRFTMDEGLSKAVTEVFVRLHEDGLMYRGERLINWCPRCLTALSDIEVEHEEVKGKLYHIRYPLADEPALSLTVATTRPETLLGDMAVAVHPEDRRHRHLVGRHVLLPLTARRIPVVADPMLVDLEFGTGAVKITPAHDFNDFEAGERHRLPRLSLYDEQARMDSSGLREAQVEDDLRSQLEGKPVQKARALIVTALTEYGLLEKTEDHKMALGHCYRCKTIVEPYLSPQWFVKIHPLAEPAIQAVETGKIRIIPEGWKNNYLGWMREIKDWCVSRQIWWGHQIPAWYCLACNAGSIFTHQIQGPSGETGGRERLVLSKTARPIVARSAPANCSTCGGVKLLRDPDVLDTWFSSGLWPFSTFGWPDQTPELKTYYPTSTLVTGLDILFFWVARMIMLGLKFMGDVPFRDVYIHALVRDAEGQKMSKSKGNVIDPLHVMDQYGTDALRFTLASMASPGRDVRLAEDRIEGYRNFANKIWNAARFAHMHLDKPRKSKPVSERSFPDRWVMSRLNHTVQLVSNELETYRFDRASMALYQFIWHEYCDWYLELIKPALQEAATDEAQATRQTLADTLETIMRLLHPFMPFLTEEIWQALPHEGDSVMTKPYPVPVASWAAPDMEERFTLLDQTVSLLRTARALLSYPPAQPIRFVVTHDDPVRRRQVEALHPYIAHLGRGTIEPDPNVSIVKRLRMVTEGLAVAVTVADDVDVQKALDRLLKQQDEQAKEIGRLQGKLGNAEFSAKAPPEVIADHQQRLRTLRGDQSILASSATQLRAMLEA; this is translated from the coding sequence ATGACGACCCGCCAACTCGACAAGACCTACGACCCCAAAACGGTGGAGGCACGGTGGTACCAAACATGGATCGACCGAGGCTATTTCCACACGTCGCCTGACCGCCCCGGCCGGCCCTATTCCATCGTCATTCCTCCGCCGAACGTCACGGGCTCGCTGCACGTCGGCCATGCGCTGAATCATTCCCTCCAGGACATTCTGATCCGTTGGCGGCGGATGCAGGGACGAAACACGCTGTGGCTTCCCGGCACCGATCACGCCGGCATCGCCACCCAAAACGTCGTGGAGAAGCAACTGCTGGCGGAGGGATCGTCCAGGGAAACGCTCGGCCGCGAACGCTTCATTGAACGAGTCTGGCAGTGGAAGGCCACGTCAGGAAACAAGATCATCAACCAGCAGAAACAGCTCGGCGAGTCCTGCGATTGGGACCGGCTCCGCTTCACAATGGATGAAGGACTCTCGAAAGCCGTCACCGAGGTGTTCGTCCGCCTCCACGAAGACGGACTGATGTACCGAGGCGAACGGCTCATCAATTGGTGTCCGCGCTGTCTGACCGCCCTATCGGACATTGAGGTCGAGCATGAGGAGGTCAAGGGCAAGCTCTATCACATCCGCTACCCGCTGGCGGACGAGCCCGCCCTGTCGCTGACGGTCGCCACGACAAGACCAGAGACCCTGTTGGGTGATATGGCCGTGGCGGTCCATCCCGAGGATCGCCGCCATCGCCACCTGGTGGGGCGCCATGTCTTGCTCCCCCTCACCGCGCGCCGGATTCCGGTCGTCGCCGATCCGATGCTGGTCGATTTAGAATTCGGGACCGGGGCGGTCAAGATCACCCCCGCACATGACTTCAACGACTTTGAAGCCGGCGAACGACATCGACTTCCGCGGCTCTCCCTATACGACGAACAGGCCAGAATGGATTCTTCCGGATTGCGTGAAGCCCAAGTGGAGGATGACCTCCGCAGTCAACTGGAAGGGAAGCCGGTCCAGAAAGCCAGGGCGCTGATCGTCACCGCACTCACCGAGTATGGCCTTCTTGAGAAAACCGAGGACCACAAAATGGCCCTCGGTCATTGCTATCGCTGCAAGACGATCGTCGAGCCCTATCTGTCTCCCCAGTGGTTCGTGAAAATCCATCCGCTCGCGGAGCCGGCCATCCAGGCGGTAGAAACCGGAAAAATTCGGATAATCCCCGAGGGGTGGAAAAACAACTATCTCGGCTGGATGAGGGAGATCAAGGATTGGTGCGTGTCGCGGCAAATCTGGTGGGGGCACCAGATCCCGGCCTGGTATTGCCTGGCGTGCAACGCCGGCTCGATTTTCACGCATCAGATCCAGGGACCTTCCGGCGAAACAGGCGGCCGCGAGAGGCTCGTCCTCTCCAAGACTGCCCGCCCGATCGTCGCGCGTTCCGCCCCCGCGAATTGCTCTACCTGCGGGGGCGTGAAACTGCTGCGCGATCCCGACGTGCTCGACACATGGTTCTCGTCCGGTCTCTGGCCGTTCTCGACCTTCGGATGGCCCGATCAGACACCTGAACTGAAGACCTACTACCCCACCTCGACGTTGGTAACCGGCCTCGACATCCTCTTTTTCTGGGTCGCCCGCATGATCATGCTCGGACTGAAGTTCATGGGAGATGTGCCCTTTCGCGACGTCTACATTCACGCCCTCGTGCGGGATGCCGAGGGACAGAAGATGAGCAAATCGAAAGGCAATGTAATTGATCCGCTTCACGTGATGGACCAATACGGCACCGATGCGCTGCGCTTTACGCTGGCTTCGATGGCATCCCCCGGTCGTGATGTTCGTCTCGCCGAAGACCGGATCGAAGGGTACCGAAATTTCGCGAACAAGATCTGGAACGCAGCTCGTTTTGCCCATATGCATCTCGACAAGCCCCGCAAGTCGAAGCCCGTTTCCGAGCGATCCTTTCCCGATCGCTGGGTCATGAGCCGCCTGAACCACACCGTCCAGCTCGTCAGCAACGAGTTGGAGACCTACCGTTTCGATCGGGCGTCCATGGCGCTGTATCAGTTCATCTGGCATGAGTACTGTGACTGGTACCTGGAGCTGATCAAACCTGCGCTTCAAGAGGCGGCGACGGACGAGGCACAAGCGACCAGGCAGACGCTCGCCGACACACTCGAGACGATCATGCGCCTCCTACATCCGTTCATGCCTTTCCTCACAGAGGAGATTTGGCAGGCTCTCCCCCACGAAGGGGACAGCGTCATGACGAAGCCGTATCCGGTTCCCGTCGCTTCTTGGGCGGCGCCCGACATGGAGGAGCGCTTTACGCTGCTCGACCAGACCGTGAGTCTGCTCCGCACCGCGCGGGCGCTGCTGAGCTATCCTCCGGCGCAGCCGATCCGATTCGTCGTCACGCACGACGACCCGGTCCGGCGGCGACAGGTGGAGGCCCTTCATCCGTACATTGCGCATCTGGGTCGAGGAACGATCGAGCCGGATCCAAACGTCTCGATCGTCAAGCGGCTGCGGATGGTCACGGAAGGGCTCGCCGTCGCGGTCACGGTGGCCGACGACGTCGATGTCCAAAAAGCGCTGGATCGCCTCCTCAAGCAGCAGGACGAGCAGGCCAAGGAGATCGGTCGGTTGCAAGGAAAATTGGGCAACGCGGAATTTAGCGCCAAGGCGCCGCCCGAAGTCATTGCCGACCACCAGCAGCGACTCCGCACACTCCGCGGCGACCAGAGCATCCTCGCCAGCAGTGCCACTCAGCTGCGGGCGATGCTGGAAGCCTGA
- a CDS encoding response regulator, whose product MSSTIFIIDSSPAVRRMVEQISTPEGYEVIGFQDGPTALEAARKQGPNLIIADYHLDNMTFSGFCKEVHKLDTLSETFIISLVGAADRLDESHLRALGVKAFLKKPFQTEHLLDLIKDLDRSKPAPANGTKKKRRVWPPMSSATDSDDDDVTGSLADDDQTGEIVAQVIPPPVQKEAAMTSTPSAKTPAPEPEDPIKGLFGQLMQSMTEKAETKIADILPGMIAKDLAVQVSKAVEVEAKQQLAATLTQERLAELLEPLIKKELPNVLSRELPALEPILRNGLVEIATPLIKDQVDLLVREQEEAIKVAVPAALREHLRSIDDEITQEIRKTATAKAEALAEDLVRAAANDHVQQTVLELVPGIAEEQVKNELKRLTEAA is encoded by the coding sequence GTGTCATCCACCATCTTCATTATCGACAGCAGCCCGGCCGTGCGTCGCATGGTCGAACAGATCTCCACGCCTGAAGGCTACGAAGTCATTGGTTTCCAGGACGGTCCGACGGCCCTGGAGGCTGCCCGCAAGCAAGGTCCCAATCTGATTATCGCCGATTATCACCTCGACAACATGACCTTTTCTGGATTCTGCAAGGAAGTTCACAAGCTGGATACGCTTTCCGAGACCTTCATCATTTCCCTGGTCGGCGCGGCGGATCGCCTCGATGAATCTCATTTGCGGGCTCTGGGCGTCAAGGCGTTCCTCAAGAAGCCGTTTCAAACCGAGCACCTGCTCGATCTCATCAAAGATCTCGATCGCAGCAAGCCGGCACCGGCGAATGGGACCAAGAAGAAGCGGCGCGTATGGCCGCCGATGTCCAGCGCCACCGATTCCGATGACGATGATGTCACCGGCTCCCTTGCCGATGACGACCAGACCGGAGAAATTGTCGCCCAGGTGATACCGCCGCCCGTACAGAAGGAAGCTGCCATGACCTCCACTCCCTCGGCCAAGACCCCGGCTCCCGAACCCGAAGACCCGATTAAAGGGCTATTCGGACAGCTCATGCAATCCATGACGGAAAAGGCGGAGACGAAAATCGCGGACATCCTACCGGGCATGATCGCCAAAGACCTGGCCGTGCAGGTATCCAAAGCGGTCGAGGTCGAAGCAAAGCAGCAACTGGCTGCGACGCTCACGCAGGAACGGTTGGCCGAACTCCTGGAGCCGTTGATCAAGAAAGAATTGCCCAATGTGCTCTCCCGGGAATTGCCGGCGCTCGAACCGATCCTCCGAAACGGCCTTGTCGAAATCGCGACTCCATTGATCAAGGACCAGGTCGATCTGCTGGTCCGGGAACAGGAAGAAGCCATCAAGGTCGCCGTGCCCGCGGCCTTGCGGGAACACCTGAGATCAATCGACGACGAGATCACACAAGAGATACGGAAAACGGCAACCGCAAAAGCGGAGGCGTTGGCCGAGGACTTGGTCCGCGCAGCGGCGAACGACCACGTTCAGCAGACGGTGTTGGAGCTGGTTCCCGGAATTGCCGAAGAGCAGGTCAAGAACGAACTCAAACGACTGACCGAAGCCGCATGA
- a CDS encoding NAD-dependent deacylase: protein MKSDLAILKSTLAAAEAVTVLTGAGISSDSGVPTFRGNDGLWRNFRAEDLATPEAFARDPRLVWEWYNWRRELIASKQPNPAHHAVAELERRAGCFWLITQNIDGLHRSAGSEQLTEIHGNIWMVRCTSCGRIEENRAVPIPLLPLCRHCSGLLRPHIVWFGEPLRHEDLTQCDAALNRCDLLLVIGTSGVVYPAAGFAAVAKKAGAFVAEINPEPTPQSELVNLVLRGRAKEIVPLLL, encoded by the coding sequence TTGAAGTCGGACCTCGCCATCCTAAAGTCCACACTCGCCGCAGCCGAGGCCGTCACCGTGTTGACCGGCGCGGGCATCTCCTCGGACAGCGGGGTGCCGACGTTTCGCGGCAACGACGGATTGTGGCGTAACTTCCGAGCGGAGGACCTCGCCACACCCGAAGCCTTTGCCCGCGATCCGCGGCTGGTCTGGGAATGGTACAACTGGCGCAGAGAGCTCATCGCCTCCAAGCAGCCGAATCCGGCTCACCACGCCGTCGCGGAGCTTGAACGACGAGCCGGCTGCTTTTGGCTTATCACGCAGAACATCGACGGACTACACCGATCCGCCGGATCGGAACAACTCACGGAAATCCACGGCAACATTTGGATGGTCCGCTGCACCTCCTGCGGGCGGATCGAAGAAAATCGTGCCGTCCCGATACCACTGCTCCCTCTCTGTCGGCACTGCAGCGGTCTCCTGCGCCCGCATATCGTCTGGTTCGGTGAGCCGCTCCGGCATGAAGACCTCACGCAATGCGACGCAGCGCTCAACCGGTGCGACCTCCTGCTCGTGATCGGAACATCCGGAGTCGTCTATCCGGCGGCCGGATTCGCGGCGGTAGCCAAGAAGGCCGGTGCGTTCGTGGCGGAAATCAATCCGGAGCCGACGCCGCAATCCGAGCTTGTCAACCTGGTCCTGCGCGGCCGCGCCAAGGAGATCGTGCCGCTTCTGCTATAG